The Peromyscus maniculatus bairdii isolate BWxNUB_F1_BW_parent chromosome 6, HU_Pman_BW_mat_3.1, whole genome shotgun sequence genome has a segment encoding these proteins:
- the Ttc14 gene encoding tetratricopeptide repeat protein 14 has product MDRDLLRQSLGCHGPALLSLLRSEQQDNPHFRNLLGTAAEPARGAAPPQGAGRKEKRVDNIEIQKFISKKADLLFALSWKSDAPAPSEVHDDGDNHYAVMPPLEQFMEIPSMDRRELFFRDIERGDIVIGRISSIREFGFFMVLICLGSGIMRDISHLEITALCPLRDVPSHSNHGDPLSYYQTGDIIRAGIKDIDRYHEKLAVSLYSSSLPPHLSGIKLGVITSEELPLYYRRSVELNSNSLESYENIMQSSLGFVNPGVVEFLLEKLGIDESHPPSLMRGLQSKNFSEDDFALALRKKQSASWALKCVKIGVDYFKVGRHVDAMNEYNKALEIDKQNVEALVARGALYATKGSLNKAIEDFELALENCPTHRNARKYLCQTLVERGGQLEEEEKFLNAESYYKKALALDETFKDAEDALQKLHKYMQKSLELREKQAEKEEKQKTKKIETSAEKLRKLLKEEKRLKKKRRKSSSSSSSVSSADESVSSSSSSSSSSHKRHKKSKRNRSESSRSSKRHWSKTSSSHIDQNRKDDCYPVPTNTSASFLNQKQEVEKLLEKQDRLQYPNTQVKEKERCLLTSSGEVPDDLGGRSEDTRESYNNYKTQAGSSKTEKPYKSERYFSSRRNSSDSFCRNSEDKMKASSSRRFEKDTEGRKDHSRRWEPGSVKYSTSPASSDYSWKSLEKHKKYTSGSRDSRPEQRYQFSTNQGERAYVKEDSCGEGNKTEAPEDTLNSKEQPESRIKKNLPQNLLNIFNQIAEFEKEKGNKPRK; this is encoded by the exons ATGGACCGCGACTTGCTGCGGCAGTCGCTGGGCTGCCACGGCCCGGCGCTGCTGTCACTGCTGCGGAGCGAGCAGCAGGACAACCCGCACTTCCGGAACCTGCTGGGCACGGCGGCCGAGCCAGCCCGCGGCGCGGCGCCGCCTCAGGGAGCGGGCAG gaaagagaagagagttgACAACATTGAAATACAAAAATTCATCTCCAAAAAGGCAGACCTGCTCTTTGCCCTGTCTTGGAAGTCAGATGCGCCTGCACCCTCCGAAGTGCACGACGACGGGGACA atCATTATGCGGTCATGCCACCTTTAGAGCAATTCATGGAGATCCCAAGCATGGACCGGCGAGAGCTGTTTTTCCGAGATATTGAACGTGGTGATATAGTGATTGGAAGAATCAGCTCTATTCGGGAATTTGGTTTTTTCATGGTGTTGATCTGTTTAGGAAGTGGCATCATGAGAGACATATCTCACTTAGAAATCACA GCTCTTTGTCCCTTAAGAGATGTGCCTTCTCACAGTAACCATGGAGATCCTTTATCATATTACCAAACTGGTGACATAATTCGAG CTGGAATCAAGGATATTGACAGATATCATGAAAAGCTTGCAGTATCTCTGTATAGCTCATCTCTTCCACCACACCTATCTGGCATTAAACTAGGTGTGATTACTTCTGAAGAGCTACCTTTGTACTACAG GAGGAGTGTTGAACTAAATAGTAATTCCTTGGAGTCCTACGAAAACATCATGCAAAGTTCTCTGGGATTTGTTAATCCAGGAGTAGTTGAATTCCTTCTAGAGAAACTAGGAATAGATGAGTCTCATCCACCATCTTTAATGAGAGGCCTACAAAG caAAAATTTCTCTGAAGATGATTTTGCTTTGGCTTTAAGAAAGAAGCAGTCAGCATCGTGGGCTTTGAAATG TGTGAAGATTGGGGTCGATTATTTTAAGGTTGGGCGACATGTGGATGCTATGAATGAATACAATAAAGCTCTGGaaatagacaaacaaaatgtGGAAGCTCTGGTAGCTCGTGGAGCACT ATATGCAACCAAAGGAAGTCTGAACAAAGCAATAGAAGATTTTGAGCTAGCATTAGAAAACTGCCCAACTCACAGGAATGCAAGAAAATACCTCTGCCAGACACTTGTCGAAAGGGGAGGGCA gttagaagaagaagaaaagtttttaaatgcTGAAAGTTACTATAAGAAAGCTCTGGCTTTGGATGAGACTTTTAAAGATGCAGAGGATGCTTTGCAGAAACTTCATAAATATATGCAG aaatcTTTGGAATTAAGAGAAAAACAagctgaaaaggaagaaaagcagaaaacaaagaaaatagaaacaagtgCAGAAAAGTTGCGTAAGCTcttaaaagaggagaaaag gctgaagaagaagagaagaaaatcatcATCTTCCTCTTCAAGTGTTTCTTCTGCTGATGAATCcgtttcttcttcctcatcttcttcctcttctagtCACAAACGGCATAAGAAAAGTAAGAGGAATCGTTCAGAGTCTTCTCGCAGTTCAAAGAGGCACTGGTCTAAGACATCTTCAAGTCACATAGATCAGAATAGGAAAGATGATTGCTACCCAGTTCCAACTAATACTTCAGCATCTTTCCTTAATCAAAAACAAGAAGTGGAGAAACTGCTGGAAAAGCAGGATAGGTTACAATATCCAAACACCcaggtaaaagagaaagagagatgcctTCTCACATCTTCAGGTGAAGTGCCAGATGATTTGGGAGGTAGGTCTGAAGACACAAGAGAGTCTTACAATAACTATAAAACCCAGGCAGGTAGTAGCAAAACCGAAAAGCCATATAAGTCAGAAAGGTATTTCTCCAGTAGGAGAAATTCCTCAGATTCCTTCTGTAGAAATTCAGAGGACAAGATGAAAGCTTCTAGTTCTAGGAGATTTGAAAaggacacagagggaagaaaagatCACTCTAGGAGGTGGGAGCCAGGGTCTGTGAAGTACTCTACTTCACCAGCAAGTTCGGACTACTCTTGGAAGTcacttgaaaaacacaaaaaatacacTTCTGGATCACGTGACAGTAGACCTGAGCAGAGATACCAGTTCAGTACAAATCAGGGAGAGCGTGCATATGTAAAGGAGGACAGCTGTGGAGAGGGTAACAAAACCGAGGCTCCAGAAGACACACTAAATAGCAAAGAGCAACCAGAAAGCAGAATTAAGAAAAACTTACCTCAAAATCTACTCAATATATTTAATCAGATAGctgaatttgagaaagaaaaaggaaataagccAAGAAAGTGA